A window from Sinanaerobacter sp. ZZT-01 encodes these proteins:
- the fusA gene encoding elongation factor G: MKGYTSDAIRNVALIGHGGCGKTTLLEALLFDTGVISRMGRVEEKNTVSDYDKMEMEKGYSINATVVSAEYNDTMINFVDTPGYFDFIGEVKSALRAVESAIVVVDASAGIQVGTVKAWKAVHSDMPAFFLINKMDKENVDFESTLSSLREKFGKIVTPFMLPIMEGEELKGYVNVVDRKAYKFTGKGSESIEVPQDKEEMMEEYRQMLIESVAESDEELLNKFFEGVEFTDEEILKGLRAGINAGTLAPVMVCSATKVVGIKALLEMICDYFPTPKDHKEYAGLNENDETEVRACSSDEPSSAFIFKTLVDPFVGKISMIKVISGSIKAGSEYYNMHTEKNEKIGKLFFMRGKAQFDASAAEAGDIAAIAKLQYAKTGDTLCDKAAPIRFPEIFFPEPSLQMAIVPKAKGDEEKIGTGLNKLMEEDPSFEVIRNPETHQMLVGGQGEIQIGIIIAKLKEKFGVDIEIESQKIPYRETIKGNSDVQGKHKKQSGGAGQYGDVHIRFSPSTEEFEFSEELFGGSVPKSYVPAVEKGLRECMSKGPLAGYPVVNVKAVLYDGSYHDVDSNEMAFKIAASLAFKKGIAEAKPILLEPIMHVEILVPDEFMGDVMGDLNKRRGKILGMEPLSDEQKLMAEVPMAEMLTYAITLRSMTQARASFRMCFERYEEVPMHLSQKIIDEAKQSGE, from the coding sequence ATGAAAGGATATACAAGTGATGCGATCAGAAATGTTGCCCTGATCGGGCACGGAGGCTGTGGGAAGACTACGCTGCTCGAAGCTCTTTTGTTTGATACCGGAGTCATATCCAGAATGGGTAGGGTAGAAGAAAAGAATACCGTATCCGATTACGATAAGATGGAAATGGAAAAAGGCTACTCTATTAATGCGACCGTTGTTTCTGCGGAATATAATGATACTATGATTAATTTTGTGGATACTCCGGGGTATTTTGACTTTATCGGTGAAGTGAAATCGGCACTTCGCGCAGTGGAGAGTGCGATTGTGGTGGTTGATGCGTCGGCTGGTATTCAAGTCGGAACTGTAAAAGCATGGAAAGCGGTACATAGTGACATGCCTGCATTCTTCCTTATAAATAAAATGGATAAAGAAAACGTAGATTTTGAAAGCACCCTATCTAGTTTAAGAGAAAAATTCGGAAAAATTGTGACGCCTTTTATGCTCCCGATTATGGAAGGAGAAGAGCTAAAAGGCTATGTAAACGTTGTTGACCGCAAGGCATATAAGTTTACGGGGAAAGGATCTGAAAGCATTGAGGTGCCGCAGGACAAAGAAGAGATGATGGAGGAATACCGTCAAATGCTGATTGAGTCAGTTGCAGAGTCTGATGAAGAACTTTTAAATAAATTCTTTGAAGGAGTTGAATTTACGGATGAAGAGATTTTAAAGGGCTTACGGGCGGGAATCAATGCCGGAACCTTAGCGCCGGTGATGGTCTGCTCGGCAACTAAGGTGGTAGGAATCAAGGCGCTCTTAGAAATGATTTGTGATTATTTTCCTACGCCGAAGGATCACAAAGAATATGCAGGATTAAATGAAAATGATGAGACAGAGGTGCGTGCCTGCTCTTCTGATGAACCCTCATCTGCTTTTATTTTTAAGACATTGGTTGATCCGTTTGTAGGAAAAATATCTATGATAAAAGTAATTTCCGGCTCTATTAAGGCGGGAAGTGAATACTATAACATGCATACAGAGAAGAATGAAAAAATCGGAAAATTATTTTTTATGAGAGGGAAGGCACAATTTGATGCTTCAGCAGCAGAGGCGGGAGATATTGCGGCTATTGCTAAGTTACAATATGCAAAAACCGGCGACACGCTTTGTGATAAGGCAGCTCCAATTCGTTTTCCTGAAATCTTTTTCCCAGAGCCTTCTTTACAGATGGCAATTGTACCGAAAGCAAAGGGGGACGAAGAAAAGATTGGAACCGGCTTAAACAAGCTGATGGAAGAAGATCCTTCTTTTGAGGTCATTCGAAATCCTGAAACGCATCAAATGCTAGTTGGCGGACAGGGAGAAATTCAAATTGGTATTATTATTGCGAAACTGAAAGAAAAATTTGGTGTTGATATAGAGATTGAAAGTCAAAAAATTCCTTATAGAGAGACGATTAAAGGAAATTCTGATGTACAAGGCAAGCACAAAAAACAATCAGGCGGTGCTGGTCAATACGGAGATGTACACATTCGTTTTTCTCCTTCTACAGAAGAATTCGAATTCAGTGAAGAACTATTTGGAGGTTCTGTTCCAAAATCTTATGTTCCTGCGGTTGAAAAGGGATTGCGAGAATGCATGAGCAAGGGGCCACTTGCCGGATATCCGGTTGTAAATGTGAAAGCGGTTTTATATGATGGCTCTTACCATGATGTAGATTCAAATGAAATGGCATTTAAAATTGCGGCCTCATTAGCGTTTAAAAAAGGGATTGCAGAAGCAAAGCCTATCCTGTTAGAGCCGATTATGCATGTTGAGATATTGGTTCCGGATGAATTTATGGGCGATGTTATGGGCGACTTGAATAAGCGCAGAGGGAAGATTCTAGGTATGGAACCTTTATCTGATGAGCAAAAACTTATGGCTGAAGTTCCGATGGCAGAAATGCTTACATATGCAATCACTTTACGTTCCATGACGCAGGCAAGAGCGAGCTTTCGCATGTGCTTTGAACGGTATGAAGAAGTGCCGATGCATTTAAGCCAGAAGATTATTGATGAAGCAAAGCAGAGTGGTGAATAA
- the lysS gene encoding lysine--tRNA ligase: MSEEMNTNTVVPQTEEQEHNEQVQIRREKLAKLQEMGRNPFLVEKWDVDHHSKDIKDNFEQMEGKFVVMAGRIMAKRQMGKASFVDIQDKQGRIQCYVRQDAITPEEYEVFLTYDLGDIIGIKGEVFKTRHGEISIKVKELALLSKSLQPLPDKWHGLKDQDMRYRQRYVDLIVNPDVRETFILRSKIIHEVKRFLEEDRGFLEVDTPILTTIAGGANARPFSTHHNTLDIDMKMRISNELYLKRLIVGGLDRVYEMGKMFRNEGMDRNHNPEFTSMELYQAYGDMDDMMDITENVFANVAKVLYGTTVIEYQGKKFDLQPPWQRLDMAQAVKKWVGVDFDEIQTDEEARKAAIAHGIAPEDAKTMTRGTIIAELFEENCEEYLDGPVFITGHPVEISPLAKRDPKDPRITRRFEAYINTWEVANAFSELNDPIDQYQRFKDQQAQLEGGDDEAHPMDEDFVNALEVGLPPTGGLGIGIDRMIILMTNSPSIRDIILFPTMKPL; this comes from the coding sequence ATGAGTGAAGAAATGAACACAAACACAGTGGTTCCTCAAACAGAGGAGCAGGAGCACAACGAGCAGGTTCAAATTCGTCGTGAAAAGTTAGCAAAATTGCAGGAAATGGGAAGAAACCCATTTTTAGTTGAAAAATGGGACGTTGACCATCACAGTAAAGACATCAAAGACAATTTTGAACAAATGGAAGGAAAATTTGTTGTTATGGCCGGCCGAATCATGGCAAAACGGCAAATGGGAAAAGCTTCCTTTGTGGACATTCAGGATAAACAGGGCCGCATTCAGTGTTATGTGAGACAGGATGCCATCACACCGGAAGAATATGAAGTATTTTTGACATATGATTTGGGTGATATTATAGGAATAAAAGGCGAAGTCTTTAAGACTAGGCATGGAGAAATATCGATCAAGGTAAAAGAACTGGCTTTATTATCTAAGTCATTGCAGCCGCTTCCTGACAAATGGCATGGACTGAAAGATCAGGACATGCGTTACCGTCAAAGATATGTGGACTTGATCGTGAATCCGGACGTGCGTGAAACTTTTATCCTACGTTCTAAAATCATCCACGAGGTAAAGAGATTCTTAGAAGAAGATCGTGGGTTTTTGGAAGTGGATACTCCGATTTTGACGACCATTGCCGGCGGAGCAAATGCAAGACCTTTTTCGACTCACCACAATACATTAGACATTGATATGAAAATGCGTATTTCAAATGAGCTCTATTTAAAAAGATTAATTGTAGGGGGCTTGGATCGTGTCTATGAGATGGGAAAAATGTTCCGAAATGAAGGTATGGACCGGAATCACAATCCAGAATTCACTTCGATGGAATTATACCAGGCATATGGTGACATGGATGATATGATGGATATCACCGAAAATGTGTTTGCTAATGTAGCGAAGGTACTTTACGGTACGACCGTAATTGAATATCAGGGAAAGAAATTTGACTTACAGCCGCCATGGCAGCGATTGGATATGGCTCAAGCGGTTAAGAAATGGGTAGGCGTAGATTTTGACGAGATTCAGACTGATGAGGAAGCAAGAAAAGCAGCAATTGCTCACGGTATCGCTCCGGAAGATGCGAAGACGATGACAAGAGGCACAATTATTGCAGAGCTTTTTGAAGAGAATTGTGAAGAATATCTAGATGGGCCGGTATTTATCACAGGTCATCCGGTTGAAATTTCTCCGCTTGCGAAAAGAGACCCGAAAGACCCTAGAATTACGAGACGATTCGAAGCTTACATTAATACATGGGAAGTTGCCAATGCATTTTCTGAGTTAAATGACCCTATTGATCAGTATCAAAGATTTAAGGATCAGCAGGCACAGCTAGAAGGCGGAGACGATGAAGCACATCCAATGGATGAAGACTTTGTCAATGCATTGGAAGTAGGATTGCCTCCAACCGGAGGTTTAGGTATCGGTATTGATCGAATGATTATCTTGATGACGAATTCACCATCTATTCGAGATATTATCCTCTTCCCGACCATGAAACCACTATAA
- the asnS gene encoding asparagine--tRNA ligase: MKDIKLRELFRNTQSYEEQDVVVRGWLRTNRSSNKFGFVELNDGSFFKSVQVVYEAEFIDNFEEISKAPIAAAIYVEGKLVLTPEAKQPFEIKARKIVIEADSAPDYPLQKKRHSLEFLREIAHLRPRSNTFSAVFRVRSLVAYAIHQFFQENHFVYVHTPIITGSDCEGAGEMFRVTTLDMDSLPKKKDGDIDYSEDFFGKETNLTVSGQLEAETFAMAFRNVYTFGPTFRAENSNTARHASEFWMIEPEVAFADLGDNMDLAEAMIKHIIRYVLEHAPEEMEFFNQFMDKGLLERLHHIVNSDFARVTYTEAVDLLLKAGQEFQYPVSWGIDLQTEHERYLTEQIFKKPIFVTDYPKEIKAFYMRMNEDDKTVAAMDLLVPGVGEIIGGSQREERLDYLLKRINELQLHEEDYSWYLDLRKYGGVKHAGYGLGFERIIMYITGMSNIRDVIPFPRTPKNAEF; encoded by the coding sequence ATGAAAGATATCAAGCTGCGAGAATTGTTTCGAAATACCCAATCTTATGAAGAACAAGATGTTGTGGTTCGTGGATGGTTAAGAACGAACCGCAGTTCCAATAAATTTGGATTTGTAGAATTAAATGACGGAAGCTTTTTTAAATCTGTGCAGGTAGTCTATGAGGCAGAGTTTATTGATAACTTTGAAGAGATTTCTAAAGCACCGATTGCAGCGGCTATCTATGTGGAAGGGAAGCTGGTTTTAACTCCAGAGGCAAAGCAGCCTTTTGAGATTAAAGCAAGAAAAATTGTAATAGAAGCAGACTCTGCACCGGATTATCCGTTGCAGAAAAAACGGCATAGCTTAGAGTTTCTAAGAGAGATCGCGCATTTACGCCCTAGAAGTAACACCTTTTCGGCTGTATTTCGTGTTCGTTCCTTAGTCGCTTATGCCATTCATCAATTTTTTCAAGAGAATCATTTTGTTTATGTGCATACACCGATTATCACAGGTAGTGATTGCGAAGGCGCAGGCGAAATGTTTCGAGTAACAACCTTAGATATGGATAGCCTGCCTAAGAAAAAAGATGGAGATATAGATTATTCAGAAGATTTTTTTGGAAAAGAAACAAATTTAACGGTAAGTGGTCAGCTGGAAGCAGAGACTTTTGCTATGGCATTTCGAAATGTATATACCTTTGGTCCGACCTTCCGTGCTGAGAATTCAAATACGGCAAGACACGCATCAGAATTTTGGATGATTGAACCGGAAGTCGCTTTTGCTGACTTGGGAGACAACATGGATTTGGCAGAGGCTATGATTAAGCATATTATTCGATATGTATTAGAACATGCGCCAGAAGAAATGGAATTTTTTAACCAATTCATGGACAAGGGGCTTTTAGAGCGTCTGCATCATATTGTAAATTCCGACTTTGCCAGAGTGACTTATACAGAAGCGGTTGATTTGCTTTTGAAAGCAGGGCAAGAATTTCAATATCCAGTTTCCTGGGGCATTGATTTACAAACAGAGCATGAACGGTATTTGACGGAGCAGATCTTTAAGAAACCAATATTTGTAACGGATTATCCAAAGGAAATAAAAGCATTTTATATGCGTATGAATGAGGATGACAAAACGGTCGCTGCAATGGATTTATTAGTACCTGGAGTAGGAGAAATAATCGGCGGAAGCCAAAGAGAAGAACGTCTTGATTATCTGCTGAAACGAATCAATGAATTACAGCTTCACGAAGAAGATTACAGCTGGTATTTAGATTTAAGAAAATATGGCGGCGTTAAACATGCCGGCTATGGATTGGGATTTGAACGAATCATTATGTATATTACAGGAATGAGTAATATTCGTGATGTCATCCCTTTCCCTAGAACTCCTAAAAATGCAGAATTTTAA
- the radA gene encoding DNA repair protein RadA: protein MAKKSKTVFVCQECGYESAKWMGQCICGAWNTMVEEKLVEVQSDDKRRRGKSGICPKATPINQVHSGDYTRMDTGIAELNRVLGGGMVKGSLTLISGEPGIGKSTMIIQAAAKIAEKYGKVLYVSGEESEEQIKMRADRVCEGDMKNLFLLAETNMDVISKVEEEIKPAFLIIDSIQTMYSEDLDSAPGSVSQVRICGNMLMRIGKNGQIPVFIVAHVTKSGDLAGPKIVEHLVDCVLHFTGERNQELRILRAYKNRFGTTSEIGAFEMGEQGLLEIENLSKSFLEGLEDGTEGAMATAVYEGTRPLLLEVQSLTSPTNIGFARRTALGVELSRLNMILAVLERKAGVSLVNQDVYVNVVGGLKPEGTSTDLAVALAIYSTLKGLPGSAKMIAMGEIGLTGDLRSVQNAEKIVREAARMGFEKILLPKKNAEKIIEIPKGMTLVGVTNLKEAIQKTYR from the coding sequence ATGGCAAAGAAGTCAAAGACAGTGTTTGTATGTCAGGAATGCGGATATGAAAGTGCAAAATGGATGGGACAATGTATTTGCGGTGCGTGGAACACGATGGTTGAAGAAAAGTTAGTAGAGGTGCAGAGTGATGATAAAAGGAGACGTGGGAAGAGCGGCATTTGCCCGAAAGCGACGCCAATCAATCAGGTTCATTCCGGAGATTATACACGTATGGATACCGGCATTGCGGAATTGAATCGGGTGCTGGGAGGCGGCATGGTGAAAGGCTCACTTACTTTAATTTCCGGAGAACCGGGCATTGGCAAATCAACAATGATTATACAAGCAGCAGCGAAAATAGCTGAAAAATATGGGAAAGTATTATATGTGAGTGGAGAAGAATCAGAAGAACAGATAAAAATGAGAGCAGATCGTGTTTGTGAAGGAGACATGAAAAACTTATTTTTACTTGCAGAAACAAACATGGATGTTATTTCTAAAGTCGAGGAAGAGATAAAACCAGCATTTCTTATTATTGATTCGATCCAAACTATGTATTCTGAAGATTTGGATTCGGCACCGGGAAGCGTATCTCAAGTGCGAATCTGTGGAAACATGCTGATGCGAATTGGAAAGAATGGACAGATTCCTGTTTTTATTGTGGCACATGTAACCAAAAGCGGAGATTTGGCAGGACCTAAAATTGTAGAGCATCTTGTGGATTGTGTGTTACATTTTACAGGAGAAAGGAATCAAGAATTACGAATTTTAAGAGCCTATAAAAATCGTTTTGGAACAACCAGTGAGATTGGTGCTTTCGAAATGGGAGAGCAAGGGTTACTTGAAATTGAGAATCTATCAAAAAGCTTTTTAGAAGGTCTAGAGGATGGAACCGAGGGGGCTATGGCGACTGCCGTGTATGAGGGAACACGTCCATTGCTGCTAGAAGTACAGTCCTTGACCTCGCCTACTAACATTGGATTTGCAAGGCGAACTGCATTGGGAGTGGAACTATCAAGATTGAATATGATTTTAGCAGTTCTTGAACGAAAAGCGGGCGTGTCACTTGTAAATCAAGACGTATACGTGAATGTGGTAGGAGGGCTAAAGCCAGAGGGTACTTCTACCGATTTGGCTGTTGCATTAGCAATCTACTCTACATTAAAAGGATTGCCCGGTTCTGCAAAAATGATTGCAATGGGAGAAATCGGATTAACTGGAGATTTACGTTCCGTTCAGAATGCAGAAAAAATTGTAAGAGAAGCTGCTCGAATGGGATTTGAAAAGATATTGCTGCCAAAAAAGAATGCGGAAAAGATCATTGAAATACCGAAAGGAATGACCTTGGTAGGCGTTACTAATTTAAAGGAAGCCATTCAGAAAACATATAGATAA